The Priestia koreensis genomic interval GGCACGAGCTTGATGTGACGATTGTATTAATTGAACATGACATGAAGCTTGTGATGGAAATTTCAGATCATATTGTTGTACTTGATCATGGAGAGAAAATTGCTGAAGGCAAAGCTGACGATATTAGAAATCACCCAAAAGTCATTGAAGCTTACCTTGGTAAGGGAGCCGCTACATTGTAGGAGGGAAATTCATGAGTTTACTAGAATTAAAAAACATTGAAACGTATTATGGTAAAATTCAGGCGCTAAAAAATATTAGCTTGACGGTCAATCGAGGAGAAATTGTGACGCTAATTGGAAGTAACGGAGCGGGAAAATCGACAACGCTCAAATCGGTGAGCGGCCAGGTCAAGCTAGGTGCAGGGTCCATTCTTTTTAACGGAAAAGACATCACAAAGCTCCCTGCGCATGATACAACGCTCCTAGGCATTGCACACGTCCCCGAGGGAAGACGTATTTTCCCTCGTATGACAGTGAAAGAAAACTTAATGGTCGGGGCATTTGGGGTGAAAAATAAAAAGCAGGTTCAAGAACAGCTAGAGCGAGTATTTTCCTATTTTCCTAAACTAAAAGAACGTCTAGATCAAAAGGGAGGAACGATGAGTGGAGGCGAGCAGCAAATGCTTGCCATTGGTAGAGCGCTTATGATGAAGCCAGATCTTCTCATGCTTGATGAGCCATCAATGGGTCTTGCGCCGATCATCGTCGAACAAATTTTCGAGATCATTAAAGAGTTAAATAATGAAGGAATGACGATCTTGCTAGTGGAGCAAAATGCGTATCAGGCGCTGCAGATTGCTCATCGTGGATACGTTATTCAAACGGGAGAAATAATCTTACAAGGACCCGGCGAGGAACTGCTTCACAACAATCAAATACGTGAAGCATATCTTGCTTAGAAAAAAGGCACAGAGAATTCGTTCTTTGTGCCTTTTTTCATGAAACAGACATAGCAGAGACGTTTTTAAAATAAATAATAAAAATGAAAGCGTTTTACTATTTGTGGAACCATTCAAGAAACGATACGATACA includes:
- a CDS encoding ABC transporter ATP-binding protein, which codes for MSLLELKNIETYYGKIQALKNISLTVNRGEIVTLIGSNGAGKSTTLKSVSGQVKLGAGSILFNGKDITKLPAHDTTLLGIAHVPEGRRIFPRMTVKENLMVGAFGVKNKKQVQEQLERVFSYFPKLKERLDQKGGTMSGGEQQMLAIGRALMMKPDLLMLDEPSMGLAPIIVEQIFEIIKELNNEGMTILLVEQNAYQALQIAHRGYVIQTGEIILQGPGEELLHNNQIREAYLA